In Chitinivibrionales bacterium, a genomic segment contains:
- a CDS encoding TIGR02147 family protein, whose translation MKSIYDFVDYRTYLSYYYDEKKRSTRHFSYRYFANKAGINSSSFLKHIIDGRRNLTPKMMERFCTALAFSPREATYFIHLVLFNQAKTAREKQEHYSVLRDMIGGVREGVLKSAQYDYFDKWYNSVIRELVCLHDFGDDYQALARAVSPPITRSQAKKSVALLLKLGLLKKNDSGTYEQTQCAITADDSITTIAQRTYVGHMIDLAESALERFDKSRRHISTMTLGVSPATYDILIAEINAFKDRVKRIVSLDKQSTRVCQLNCAIFPVSEDIGRPQQEEERQ comes from the coding sequence ATGAAATCCATCTACGACTTTGTCGATTACCGTACGTATCTTTCTTATTATTACGATGAGAAGAAGCGTTCGACCCGTCATTTTTCCTACCGATATTTTGCCAATAAAGCCGGAATCAATTCATCCTCGTTTTTAAAGCATATTATCGATGGCCGCCGTAACCTGACGCCGAAAATGATGGAGCGGTTCTGCACGGCACTTGCATTTTCGCCTCGCGAAGCAACGTATTTCATACACCTGGTGTTATTTAATCAGGCCAAAACTGCTCGTGAAAAGCAGGAGCACTATTCGGTATTGCGCGACATGATCGGCGGCGTGCGTGAAGGGGTTTTGAAATCAGCGCAGTACGATTATTTTGATAAATGGTATAATTCCGTGATTCGCGAGCTTGTTTGCCTGCACGATTTCGGCGACGATTATCAGGCTCTCGCCCGGGCTGTTTCACCGCCCATCACCCGGTCGCAGGCTAAAAAATCGGTTGCTCTGCTGCTGAAACTAGGCCTTCTGAAAAAAAACGACAGCGGAACGTATGAACAAACACAATGTGCGATCACCGCCGATGATTCCATTACCACCATAGCGCAGCGTACCTATGTTGGACACATGATCGATCTTGCCGAGTCGGCACTCGAACGCTTTGACAAAAGCCGCCGCCATATCTCCACCATGACTCTCGGAGTATCACCGGCTACCTACGATATCCTGATCGCCGAGATCAACGCGTTCAAAGACCGTGTGAAGCGGATTGTCAGCCTCGACAAGCAGAGCACTCGTGTCTGTCAGTTGAACTGCGCTATCTTTCCGGTCAGTGAAGATATCGGGCGCCCGCAACAGGAGGAGGAAAGGCAATGA